The DNA region gcagcagcacagcctGTGGACCGAGAGACTCCAGAACCTCTCGCAGCAGCATCAGGCTGCTGTGGAGGAGCTCAGAGAGAAGCATCAGCAAGAAAAGGATGCATTactgaaggagaaggagagtCTCTTCCAGGCCCACATACAAGACATGAATGAAAAGACCTTGGAGAAGCTCGACAAGAAGCAAATGGAACTGGAATCTGTGTCTTCTGAGCTGTCAGAAGCACTGAAAGCCCGGGACCAGCTTGCAGAGGAGCTTTCTGTCCTAAGGGGGGACGCAGATCAAATGAAGCAGGCTTTAGAGGCCGAGCTGCAGGAGCAAAGGCGTCACCACCAGCGTGAGGTTGACAGCATCAGTGGGCAACAAGAAATAATCGTCCGCAGAACCGAGAAGGCACTGAAAGATGAGATCAGTCAGCTGGGGGGGCTCCTGAAGGAGAAGGACGAGCACCTCCAGGAGCGTCAGGCCCAGGTACACAATCTTGAAGCTTGTCTTCAGAAGTCTGCTGAGGAGCTCCAGCAGGCCTTGGCCAAGCTGGACCTCCTCCAGGCTCAGCAGAGCACCACACATGCGCAGACAGGCGCATATGAGGAGCAGCTGGCCCAAATGCAGCAAAAGGTGTCGGACCTGGAAACAGAGAAGAACCTTCTGACCAAGCAGGTGGTTGAAGTGGAAACACAGAAGAAGCGTGTGTGTGTGGAATTGGACGCTCAGAGAGCTCAGGTCCAGCAGCTCGAGAGACAGAGGAGTGAACTGGAGGACAAGGTCAAATCCTTAGCCCAGCTCCAGGAGTCTCAGCTCAAGAACagccatgtggagaaagagcaagcaCAGCAGATCCTGACGGAAAAGGAAAATGTCATTTTACAGATGCGAGAAGAACAGGCCAAGGAAATCGAGATCCTCAAACAGAAATTGTTTTCTAAAGAAGAGAGCATTAGTATTTTACACGAGGAATatgaaaccaaatttaaaaatcaggaaaaaagaatggaaaaaattaagcagaaagcaaaagaaatgcaagaaatgaagaaaaagttgTTGGATCAGGAAGCCAAGCTTAAAAAAGAGCTTGAAAATACTGTCCTAGAGCTTAgtcagaaagagaagcagttCAATGCCAAAATCCTGGAAATGGCACAGGCTAACTCGGCTGGAATTAGCGACACGGTGTCGAGACTAGAGGAGAACCAGAGGCAGCAGATAGAAAGCCTGACCGGGGCTCATCAGCGAGAACTGGATGATCTCATAGAGTCCTGGGAAAAGAAACTCAGTCAGCAGGCTGAAGAGCTTCGGGACCAGCATGAGAAGCTGatagaggagaaggagcaggagcttGGGGAGCTGAAGCAGAAGGTCCTCACAGTCCAGTCTGAAAAAGAGGAGGTGACTCAGGAAGTGGCGCGCCTGACAGAGGCAGTCACTGGGCAGGACGTGACCCTAGCTGGCCTGCAGGGGCAGCTGGAGCAGAAGTCTGCTGCCGTCCTCGCTCTTTCAGACAGTCACGCTCAGTTGCAGTCACAAGTGGAAAAGCTGGAAGTTGATTTGGGTTGTGCTCTGAATGAAAAGCTTTCTCTTCAAGAGGAGCTGGCTGAGCTGAAAATGCTGGCAGAGAGGGAGAAGCTCAGGGTCTCTGAGCTGACTGGCAAGGTGCAGGCTGCAGAGGAGGAGCTCCAGAGCTGTAAGTCCTTACATGAGGTCAGCAGGAAGAGCTTGGAGGACAAAAGCTTGAACCTCAGAACCTTGCTTGAGGAGCTAGCATCTCAGCTAGACCGTCACTGTGAGAGAACTAAAGCTTTGTTAGAAGCCAAAACAAATGAACTAGTCTGCACCAGCCGGGACAAAGCTGACGCTATTCTCGCCAGGCTGTCCCGCTGCCAGCGGCACACAGCCACAGTTGGGGAAGCCCTGCTCAGGAGAATGGGCCAAGTTTCTGAATTAGAAGCACAACTTACACAGTTGACAGAGGAGCAGTGTACACTAAAGAACTCTTTTCAGCAAGTTACTAATCaattggaagaaaaagaaaatcagattaAGACCATGAAGGCCGATATGGAAGGTCTTATCGCAGAAAAAGAAGCCTTACAGCAAGAAggaggtcagcagcagcaggtggCCTCTGAGAAGGAGTCGTGTATCACACAGTTGAAGAAGGAGTTGTCAGAGAACATCAATGCTGTCACACTACTGAGAGAGGAACTCTCCGAGAAGAAGTCTGAGATCGCCAGTCTTAGCAAGCAGCTAAGTGACGTCAGTGCTCAGCTGGAGAACAGCATCAGCCCGAGCGACAAGGCCGAGGCCATCTCTGCACTGAGCAAGCAGCATGAGGAACAAGAGCTGCAGCTGCAAGCTCAGCTTCGGGAGCTGTCTTCAAAAGTCGATGCTCTGAGTAAGGAGAAAATGTCTGCCCTGGAGCAGGTAGATCATTGGTCCAACAAGTTCTCAGAGTGGAAGAAGAAAGCACAGCCCAGATTTGCACAGTACCAAAGCACGATTAAAGACCTGCAGACACAGCTTGACCTAAAAGCCAAAGAAGCTGGTGAGAAGGATGAGCAGATACGCTTGTTGAAGGAAGACCTTGATCAGCAGAATGAAAGATTTGAAAGTTTAAAGGGCGAGATGGAGAAAAAGGAGTGTGATCTAGAGACTGAGTTAAAGACTCGGACAGCCAGGGTCGTTGAATTAGAAGACTGTATTACTCAGAGGAAAAAAGAAGTAGAGTCCCTAAATGAAGCCCTCAGGAATTGCAGCCAGCAGAGGGACACTGAGCACAGTGGCCTGGTTCAGACACTGCAGCGCCTGGAAGagctggggcaagagaaagacaACAAGGTCAGGGAGGCTGAGGAGACGGTCCTGGGGCTGCGGGAGCGCGTGTCCTCGCTGGAAGCTGAACTCCGCGTCGTGAGGAAGGAACTAGACGACGTGAATTCAAGTGTGAAAAGCAGAGACGGGGAGCTGAAAGCGTTAGAAGACAAACTTGAGTTAGAAAGTGCTGCAAAAGTGGAGCTGAAGAGGAAGGCGGAGCAGAAGCTCGCCGCCATCCGGAAGCAGCTCTTGTCTCAGATGGAGGCGAAGGTGCAGCAGTGTGCGAAGGACACAGAGAGCCAGCTGAGTGAGCTGCGTGCAAAGTTACAGGGCAGAGAAAAGCAAATCCacatcctagaaggaaaacttaaaAACCTAGCAAGTTCCCCACACCCAGAAAGAGCAGTTGTGTCAGGATCCATGGGAAACGTGGCAGCGTCTCCTGAGCAAGAGGCAGCAGATTCCCAAGAGTGCACACAGAAGGCATGCAAGGAGCGAGTCTGCGTGCTGCAGAGAAGTGTGATTGAGAAAGAGAGGCTGACACAGAGGCTGCAGCAGGGCGAACGGGAGGCGGCGCCATCGCAGTCTGAGGTTCGGCACAGGGAGCTCTCCGTGAAGTTAGATCGCGCCAGAGCCAAGCAGCTCGAGGATCAGGTTTTGATAGGATGTCTTCA from Rattus norvegicus strain BN/NHsdMcwi chromosome 8, GRCr8, whole genome shotgun sequence includes:
- the Golga4 gene encoding golgin subfamily A member 4 isoform X13, which translates into the protein MFKKLKQKISEEQQQLQQALAPAQASSSSSTPTRTRSRTSSFTDQLDDATPNRENASTQATKSPDGVNREESSPSQSGDTQTFAQKLQLRVPSMESLFRSPIKESLFRSSKESLVRTSSRESLNQVDLDCAVATFDPPSDMESEAEDAPWSSDSLSREQLLQRLRRMERSLSSYRGKYSELVTAFQTLQREKKKLQGILSQSQDKSLRRISELREELQMDQQAKRHLQEEFDACVEEKDQYISVLQTQVSLLKQRLQNGPMSVDVPKPLPPVELQAEAHSDMEKLEEKLEEKLEEKLEEKLEGVGEAVGGGTSAKTLEMLQQRVKRQENLLQRCKETIGSHKEQCALLLSEKEALQEQLEERLQELEKMKGMVITEAKRQMLETLELKDDEIAQLRSHIQRMTTQGEELREQKEKSERAAFEELEKALSTAQKTEDAQRRMKVEMDEQIKAVERAGEEERLRLQHELSRVRQEAVSMAKKNSEQRADLQKLHAEQLASKEQELSQKLESRERELQEQMRMALEKSRSEYLKLTQEKEQQESLALEELELQKKAILTESENKLQGLRQEAEVHRTRIRELETSLEKSLQESRTQSERLAVHLEAEKSKHKTELTALAEKHRTELEGLQQQQHSLWTERLQNLSQQHQAAVEELREKHQQEKDALLKEKESLFQAHIQDMNEKTLEKLDKKQMELESVSSELSEALKARDQLAEELSVLRGDADQMKQALEAELQEQRRHHQREVDSISGQQEIIVRRTEKALKDEISQLGGLLKEKDEHLQERQAQVHNLEACLQKSAEELQQALAKLDLLQAQQSTTHAQTGAYEEQLAQMQQKVSDLETEKNLLTKQVVEVETQKKRVCVELDAQRAQVQQLERQRSELEDKVKSLAQLQESQLKNSHVEKEQAQQILTEKENVILQMREEQAKEIEILKQKLFSKEESISILHEEYETKFKNQEKRMEKIKQKAKEMQEMKKKLLDQEAKLKKELENTVLELSQKEKQFNAKILEMAQANSAGISDTVSRLEENQRQQIESLTGAHQRELDDLIESWEKKLSQQAEELRDQHEKLIEEKEQELGELKQKVLTVQSEKEEVTQEVARLTEAVTGQDVTLAGLQGQLEQKSAAVLALSDSHAQLQSQVEKLEVDLGCALNEKLSLQEELAELKMLAEREKLRVSELTGKVQAAEEELQSCKSLHEVSRKSLEDKSLNLRTLLEELASQLDRHCERTKALLEAKTNELVCTSRDKADAILARLSRCQRHTATVGEALLRRMGQVSELEAQLTQLTEEQCTLKNSFQQVTNQLEEKENQIKTMKADMEGLIAEKEALQQEGGQQQQVASEKESCITQLKKELSENINAVTLLREELSEKKSEIASLSKQLSDVSAQLENSISPSDKAEAISALSKQHEEQELQLQAQLRELSSKVDALSKEKMSALEQVDHWSNKFSEWKKKAQPRFAQYQSTIKDLQTQLDLKAKEAGEKDEQIRLLKEDLDQQNERFESLKGEMEKKECDLETELKTRTARVVELEDCITQRKKEVESLNEALRNCSQQRDTEHSGLVQTLQRLEELGQEKDNKVREAEETVLGLRERVSSLEAELRVVRKELDDVNSSVKSRDGELKALEDKLELESAAKVELKRKAEQKLAAIRKQLLSQMEAKVQQCAKDTESQLSELRAKLQGREKQIHILEGKLKNLASSPHPERAVVSGSMGNVAASPEQEAADSQECTQKACKERVCVLQRSVIEKERLTQRLQQGEREAAPSQSEVRHRELSVKLDRARAKQLEDQVLIGCLQEELEERMKCPSILSQPMGEETGKNNTGLKQNWASMVDTVQKTLQEKELSCQALERRVRELESDLITERDAHRLEVEKLTLKYEKSQSPQQEMGGKNTSVEILEDRPEENSKSHVIESKLGTPMDGRHSDLESKLAGSEREKQKLSKEVGRLQKDLRALRKEHQQELDILRKECEQEAEEKLKQEQEDLELKHSSTLKQLMREFNTQLAQKEQELERTVQETIDKAQEVEAELLQSHQEETQQLHRKIAEKEDDLQRTARRYEEILDAREEEMTAKVMDLQTRLEELQKKYEHRLEQEESAKDSVTVLELQTQLAQKTTLISDSKLKEQELREQVHNLEDRLKSYEKSVCAAAVGAPYRGGNLYHTEVSLFGEPTEFEYLRKVLFEYMMGRETKTMAKVITTVLRFPDDQAQKILEREDARLMFTSPRSGIF
- the Golga4 gene encoding golgin subfamily A member 4 isoform X7, with translation MFKKLKQKISEEQQQLQQALAPAQASSSSSTPTRTRSRTSSFTDQLDDATPNRENASTQATKSPDGVNREESSPSQSGDTQTFAQKLQLRVPSMESLFRSPIKESLFRSSKESLVRTSSRESLNQVDLDCAVATFDPPSDMESEAEDAPWSSDSLSREQLLQRLRRMERSLSSYRGKYSELVTAFQTLQREKKKLQGILSQSQDKSLRRISELREELQMDQQAKRHLQEEFDACVEEKDQYISVLQTQVSLLKQRLQNGPMSVDVPKPLPPVELQAEAHSDMEKLEEKLEEKLEEKLEEKLEGVGEAVGGGTSAKTLEMLQQRVKRQENLLQRCKETIGSHKEQCALLLSEKEALQEQLEERLQELEKMKELHMAEKTKLITQLRDAKNLIEQLEQDKGMVITEAKRQMLETLELKDDEIAQLRSHIQRMTTQGEELREQKEKSERAAFEELEKALSTAQKTEDAQRRMKVEMDEQIKAVERAGEEERLRLQHELSRVRQEAVSMAKKNSEQRADLQKLHAEQLASKEQELSQKLESRERELQEQMRMALEKSRSEYLKLTQEKEQQESLALEELELQKKAILTESENKLQGLRQEAEVHRTRIRELETSLEKSLQESRTQSERLAVHLEAEKSKHKTELTALAEKHRTELEGLQQQQHSLWTERLQNLSQQHQAAVEELREKHQQEKDALLKEKESLFQAHIQDMNEKTLEKLDKKQMELESVSSELSEALKARDQLAEELSVLRGDADQMKQALEAELQEQRRHHQREVDSISGQQEIIVRRTEKALKDEISQLGGLLKEKDEHLQERQAQVHNLEACLQKSAEELQQALAKLDLLQAQQSTTHAQTGAYEEQLAQMQQKVSDLETEKNLLTKQVVEVETQKKRVCVELDAQRAQVQQLERQRSELEDKVKSLAQLQESQLKNSHVEKEQAQQILTEKENVILQMREEQAKEIEILKQKLFSKEESISILHEEYETKFKNQEKRMEKIKQKAKEMQEMKKKLLDQEAKLKKELENTVLELSQKEKQFNAKILEMAQANSAGISDTVSRLEENQRQQIESLTGAHQRELDDLIESWEKKLSQQAEELRDQHEKLIEEKEQELGELKQKVLTVQSEKEEVTQEVARLTEAVTGQDVTLAGLQGQLEQKSAAVLALSDSHAQLQSQVEKLEVDLGCALNEKLSLQEELAELKMLAEREKLRVSELTGKVQAAEEELQSCKSLHEVSRKSLEDKSLNLRTLLEELASQLDRHCERTKALLEAKTNELVCTSRDKADAILARLSRCQRHTATVGEALLRRMGQVSELEAQLTQLTEEQCTLKNSFQQVTNQLEEKENQIKTMKADMEGLIAEKEALQQEGGQQQQVASEKESCITQLKKELSENINAVTLLREELSEKKSEIASLSKQLSDVSAQLENSISPSDKAEAISALSKQHEEQELQLQAQLRELSSKVDALSKEKMSALEQVDHWSNKFSEWKKKAQPRFAQYQSTIKDLQTQLDLKAKEAGEKDEQIRLLKEDLDQQNERFESLKGEMEKKECDLETELKTRTARVVELEDCITQRKKEVESLNEALRNCSQQRDTEHSGLVQTLQRLEELGQEKDNKVREAEETVLGLRERVSSLEAELRVVRKELDDVNSSVKSRDGELKALEDKLELESAAKVELKRKAEQKLAAIRKQLLSQMEAKVQQCAKDTESQLSELRAKLQGREKQIHILEGKLKNLASSPHPERAVVSGSMGNVAASPEQEAADSQECTQKACKERVCVLQRSVIEKERLTQRLQQGEREAAPSQSEVRHRELSVKLDRARAKQLEDQVLIGCLQEELEERMKCPSILSQPMGEETGKNNTGLKQNWASMVDTVQKTLQEKELSCQALERRVRELESDLITERDAHRLEVEKLTLKYEKSQSPQQEMGGKNTSVEILEDRPEENSKSHVIESKLGTPMDGRHSDLESKLAGSEREKQKLSKEVGRLQKDLRALRKEHQQELDILRKECEQEAEEKLKQEQEDLELKHSSTLKQLMREFNTQLAQKEQELERTVQETIDKAQEVEAELLQSHQEETQQLHRKIAEKEDDLQRTARRYEEILDAREEEMTAKVMDLQTRLEELQKKYEHRLEQEESAKDSVTVLELQTQLAQKTTLISDSKLKEQELREQVHNLEDRLKSYEKSVCAAAVGAPYRGGNLYHTEVSLFGEPTEFEYLRKVLFEYMMGRETKTMAKVITTVLRFPDDQAQKILEREDARLMFTSPRSGIF
- the Golga4 gene encoding golgin subfamily A member 4 isoform X8, with the translated sequence MFKKLKQKISEEQQQLQQALAPAQASSSSSTPTRTRSRTSSFTDQLDDATPNRENASTQATKSPDGVNREESSPSQSGDTQTFAQKLQLRVPSMESLFRSPIKESLFRSSKESLVRTSSRESLNQVDLDCAVATFDPPSDMESEAEDAPWSSDSLSREQLLQRLRRMERSLSSYRGKYSELVTAFQTLQREKKKLQGILSQSQDKSLRRISELREELQMDQQAKRHLQEEFDACVEEKDQYISVLQTQVSLLKQRLQNGPMSVDVPKPLPPVELQAEAHSDMEKLEEKLEEKLEEKLEEKLEGVGEAVGGGTSAKTLEMLQQRVKRQENLLQRCKETIGSHKEQCALLLSEKEALQEQLEERLQELEKMKELHMAEKTKLITQLRDAKNLIEQLEQDKGMVITEAKRQMLETLELKDDEIAQLRSHIQRMTTQGEELREQKEKSERAAFEELEKALSTAQKTEDAQRRMKVEMDEQIKAVERAGEEERLRLQHELSRVRQEAVSMAKKNSEQRADLQKLHAEQLASKEQELSQKLESRERELQEQMRMALEKSRSEYLKLTQEKEQQESLALEELELQKKAILTESENKLQGLRQEAEVHRTRIRELETSLEKSLQESRTQSERLAVHLEAEKSKHKTELTALAEKHRTELEGLQQQQHSLWTERLQNLSQQHQAAVEELREKHQQEKDALLKEKESLFQAHIQDMNEKTLEKLDKKQMELESVSSELSEALKARDQLAEELSVLRGDADQMKQALEAELQEQRRHHQREVDSISGQQEIIVRRTEKALKDEISQLGGLLKEKDEHLQERQAQVHNLEACLQKSAEELQQALAKLDLLQAQQSTTHAQTGAYEEQLAQMQQKVSDLETEKNLLTKQVVEVETQKKRVCVELDAQRAQVQQLERQRSELEDKVKSLAQLQESQLKNSHVEKEQAQQILTEKENVILQMREEQAKEIEILKQKLFSKEESISILHEEYETKFKNQEKRMEKIKQKAKEMQEMKKKLLDQEAKLKKELENTVLELSQKEKQFNAKILEMAQANSAGISDTVSRLEENQRQQIESLTGAHQRELDDLIESWEKKLSQQAEELRDQHEKLIEEKEQELGELKQKVLTVQSEKEEVTQEVARLTEAVTGQDVTLAGLQGQLEQKSAAVLALSDSHAQLQSQVEKLEVDLGCALNEKLSLQEELAELKMLAEREKLRVSELTGKVQAAEEELQSCKSLHEVSRKSLEDKSLNLRTLLEELASQLDRHCERTKALLEAKTNELVCTSRDKADAILARLSRCQRHTATVGEALLRRMGQVSELEAQLTQLTEEQCTLKNSFQQVTNQLEEKENQIKTMKADMEGLIAEKEALQQEGGQQQQVASEKESCITQLKKELSENINAVTLLREELSEKKSEIASLSKQLSDVSAQLENSISPSDKAEAISALSKQHEEQELQLQAQLRELSSKVDALSKEKMSALEQVDHWSNKFSEWKKKAQPRFAQYQSTIKDLQTQLDLKAKEAGEKDEQIRLLKEDLDQQNERFESLKGEMEKKECDLETELKTRTARVVELEDCITQRKKEVESLNEALRNCSQQRDTEHSGLVQTLQRLEELGQEKDNKVREAEETVLGLRERVSSLEAELRVVRKELDDVNSSVKSRDGELKALEDKLELESAAKVELKRKAEQKLAAIRKQLLSQMEAKVQQCAKDTESQLSELRAKLQGREKQIHILEGKLKNLASSPHPERAVVSGSMGNVAASPEQEAADSQECTQKACKERVCVLQRSVIEKERLTQRLQQGEREAAPSQSEVRHRELSVKLDRARAKQLEDQVLIGCLQEELEERMKCPSILSQPMGEETGKNNTGLKQNWASMVDTVQKTLQEKELSCQALERRVRELESDLITERDAHRLEVEKLTLKYEKSQSPQQEMGGKNTSVEILEDRPEENSKSHVIESKLGTPMDGRHSDLESKLAGSEREKQKLSKEVGRLQKDLRALRKEHQQELDILRKECEQEAEEKLKQEQEDLELKHSSTLKQLMREFNTQLAQKEQELERTVQETIDKAQEVEAELLQSHQEETQQLHRKIAEKEDDLQRTARRYEEILDAREEEMTAKVMDLQTRLEELQKKYEHRLEQEESAKDSVTVLELQTQLAQKTTLISDSKLKEQELREQVHNLEDRLKSYEKSVCAAAVGAPYRGGNLYHTEVSLFGEPTEFEYLRKVLFEYMMGRETKTMAKVITTVLRFPDDQAQKILEREDARLMSWLRTSS
- the Golga4 gene encoding golgin subfamily A member 4 isoform X15 produces the protein MFLLRASSSSSTPTRTRSRTSSFTDQLDDATPNRENASTQATKSPDGVNREESSPSQSGDTQTFAQKLQLRVPSMESLFRSPIKESLFRSSKESLVRTSSRESLNQVDLDCAVATFDPPSDMESEAEDAPWSSDSLSREQLLQRLRRMERSLSSYRGKYSELVTAFQTLQREKKKLQGILSQSQDKSLRRISELREELQMDQQAKRHLQEEFDACVEEKDQYISVLQTQVSLLKQRLQNGPMSVDVPKPLPPVELQAEAHSDMEKLEEKLEEKLEEKLEEKLEGVGEAVGGGTSAKTLEMLQQRVKRQENLLQRCKETIGSHKEQCALLLSEKEALQEQLEERLQELEKMKGMVITEAKRQMLETLELKDDEIAQLRSHIQRMTTQGEELREQKEKSERAAFEELEKALSTAQKTEDAQRRMKVEMDEQIKAVERAGEEERLRLQHELSRVRQEAVSMAKKNSEQRADLQKLHAEQLASKEQELSQKLESRERELQEQMRMALEKSRSEYLKLTQEKEQQESLALEELELQKKAILTESENKLQGLRQEAEVHRTRIRELETSLEKSLQESRTQSERLAVHLEAEKSKHKTELTALAEKHRTELEGLQQQQHSLWTERLQNLSQQHQAAVEELREKHQQEKDALLKEKESLFQAHIQDMNEKTLEKLDKKQMELESVSSELSEALKARDQLAEELSVLRGDADQMKQALEAELQEQRRHHQREVDSISGQQEIIVRRTEKALKDEISQLGGLLKEKDEHLQERQAQVHNLEACLQKSAEELQQALAKLDLLQAQQSTTHAQTGAYEEQLAQMQQKVSDLETEKNLLTKQVVEVETQKKRVCVELDAQRAQVQQLERQRSELEDKVKSLAQLQESQLKNSHVEKEQAQQILTEKENVILQMREEQAKEIEILKQKLFSKEESISILHEEYETKFKNQEKRMEKIKQKAKEMQEMKKKLLDQEAKLKKELENTVLELSQKEKQFNAKILEMAQANSAGISDTVSRLEENQRQQIESLTGAHQRELDDLIESWEKKLSQQAEELRDQHEKLIEEKEQELGELKQKVLTVQSEKEEVTQEVARLTEAVTGQDVTLAGLQGQLEQKSAAVLALSDSHAQLQSQVEKLEVDLGCALNEKLSLQEELAELKMLAEREKLRVSELTGKVQAAEEELQSCKSLHEVSRKSLEDKSLNLRTLLEELASQLDRHCERTKALLEAKTNELVCTSRDKADAILARLSRCQRHTATVGEALLRRMGQVSELEAQLTQLTEEQCTLKNSFQQVTNQLEEKENQIKTMKADMEGLIAEKEALQQEGGQQQQVASEKESCITQLKKELSENINAVTLLREELSEKKSEIASLSKQLSDVSAQLENSISPSDKAEAISALSKQHEEQELQLQAQLRELSSKVDALSKEKMSALEQVDHWSNKFSEWKKKAQPRFAQYQSTIKDLQTQLDLKAKEAGEKDEQIRLLKEDLDQQNERFESLKGEMEKKECDLETELKTRTARVVELEDCITQRKKEVESLNEALRNCSQQRDTEHSGLVQTLQRLEELGQEKDNKVREAEETVLGLRERVSSLEAELRVVRKELDDVNSSVKSRDGELKALEDKLELESAAKVELKRKAEQKLAAIRKQLLSQMEAKVQQCAKDTESQLSELRAKLQGREKQIHILEGKLKNLASSPHPERAVVSGSMGNVAASPEQEAADSQECTQKACKERVCVLQRSVIEKERLTQRLQQGEREAAPSQSEVRHRELSVKLDRARAKQLEDQVLIGCLQEELEERMKCPSILSQPMGEETGKNNTGLKQNWASMVDTVQKTLQEKELSCQALERRVRELESDLITERDAHRLEVEKLTLKYEKSQSPQQEMGGKNTSVEILEDRPEENSKSHVIESKLGTPMDGRHSDLESKLAGSEREKQKLSKEVGRLQKDLRALRKEHQQELDILRKECEQEAEEKLKQEQEDLELKHSSTLKQLMREFNTQLAQKEQELERTVQETIDKAQEVEAELLQSHQEETQQLHRKIAEKEDDLQRTARRYEEILDAREEEMTAKVMDLQTRLEELQKKYEHRLEQEESAKDSVTVLELQTQLAQKTTLISDSKLKEQELREQVHNLEDRLKSYEKSVCAAAVGAPYRGGNLYHTEVSLFGEPTEFEYLRKVLFEYMMGRETKTMAKVITTVLRFPDDQAQKILEREDARLMFTSPRSGIF
- the Golga4 gene encoding golgin subfamily A member 4, whose product is MFKKLKQKISEEQQQLQQALAPAQASSSSSTPTRTRSRTSSFTDQLDDATPNRESGDTQTFAQKLQLRVPSMESLFRSPIKESLFRSSKESLVRTSSRESLNQVDLDCAVATFDPPSDMESEAEDAPWSSDSLSREQLLQRLRRMERSLSSYRGKYSELVTAFQTLQREKKKLQGILSQSQDKSLRRISELREELQMDQQAKRHLQEEFDACVEEKDQYISVLQTQVSLLKQRLQNGPMSVDVPKPLPPVELQAEAHSDMENPADAASPFVGGGTSAKTLEMLQQRVKRQENLLQRCKETIGSHKEQCALLLSEKEALQEQLEERLQELEKMKELHMAEKTKLITQLRDAKNLIEQLEQDKGMVITEAKRQMLETLELKDDEIAQLRSHIQRMTTQGEELREQKEKSERAAFEELEKALSTAQKTEDAQRRMKVEMDEQIKAVERAGEEERLRLQHELSRVRQEAVSMAKKNSEQRADLQKLHAEQLASKEQELSQKLESRERELQEQMRMALEKSRSEYLKLTQEKEQQESLALEELELQKKAILTESENKLQGLRQEAEVHRTRIRELETSLEKSLQESRTQSERLAVHLEAEKSKHKTELTALAEKHRTELEGLQQQQHSLWTERLQNLSQQHQAAVEELREKHQQEKDALLKEKESLFQAHIQDMNEKTLEKLDKKQMELESVSSELSEALKARDQLAEELSVLRGDADQMKQALEAELQEQRRHHQREVDSISGQQEIIVRRTEKALKDEISQLGGLLKEKDEHLQERQAQVHNLEACLQKSAEELQQALAKLDLLQAQQSTTHAQTGAYEEQLAQMQQKVSDLETEKNLLTKQVVEVETQKKRVCVELDAQRAQVQQLERQRSELEDKVKSLAQLQESQLKNSHVEKEQAQQILTEKENVILQMREEQAKEIEILKQKLFSKEESISILHEEYETKFKNQEKRMEKIKQKAKEMQEMKKKLLDQEAKLKKELENTVLELSQKEKQFNAKILEMAQANSAGISDTVSRLEENQRQQIESLTGAHQRELDDLIESWEKKLSQQAEELRDQHEKLIEEKEQELGELKQKVLTVQSEKEEVTQEVARLTEAVTGQDVTLAGLQGQLEQKSAAVLALSDSHAQLQSQVEKLEVDLGCALNEKLSLQEELAELKMLAEREKLRVSELTGKVQAAEEELQSCKSLHEVSRKSLEDKSLNLRTLLEELASQLDRHCERTKALLEAKTNELVCTSRDKADAILARLSRCQRHTATVGEALLRRMGQVSELEAQLTQLTEEQCTLKNSFQQVTNQLEEKENQIKTMKADMEGLIAEKEALQQEGGQQQQVASEKESCITQLKKELSENINAVTLLREELSEKKSEIASLSKQLSDVSAQLENSISPSDKAEAISALSKQHEEQELQLQAQLRELSSKVDALSKEKMSALEQVDHWSNKFSEWKKKAQPRFAQYQSTIKDLQTQLDLKAKEAGEKDEQIRLLKEDLDQQNERFESLKGEMEKKECDLETELKTRTARVVELEDCITQRKKEVESLNEALRNCSQQRDTEHSGLVQTLQRLEELGQEKDNKVREAEETVLGLRERVSSLEAELRVVRKELDDVNSSVKSRDGELKALEDKLELESAAKVELKRKAEQKLAAIRKQLLSQMEAKVQQCAKDTESQLSELRAKLQGREKQIHILEGKLKNLASSPHPERAVVSGSMGNVAASPEQEAADSQECTQKACKERVCVLQRSVIEKERLTQRLQQGEREAAPSQSEVRHRELSVKLDRARAKQLEDQVLIGCLQEELEERMKCPSILSQPMGEETGKNNTGLKQNWASMVDTVQKTLQEKELSCQALERRVRELESDLITERDAHRLEVEKLTLKYEKSQSPQQEMGGKNTSVEILEDRPEENSKSHVIESKLGTPMDGRHSDLESKLAGSEREKQKLSKEVGRLQKDLRALRKEHQQELDILRKECEQEAEEKLKQEQEDLELKHSSTLKQLMREFNTQLAQKEQELERTVQETIDKAQEVEAELLQSHQEETQQLHRKIAEKEDDLQRTARRYEEILDAREEEMTAKVMDLQTRLEELQKKYEHRLEQEESAKDSVTVLELQTQLAQKTTLISDSKLKEQELREQVHNLEDRLKSYEKSVCAAAVGAPYRGGNLYHTEVSLFGEPTEFEYLRKVLFEYMMGRETKTMAKVITTVLRFPDDQAQKILEREDARLMFTSPRSGIF